A genome region from Caldalkalibacillus uzonensis includes the following:
- a CDS encoding ROK family transcriptional regulator, whose product MKTGDQNLVKKINKCIVLHTIQTKSPISRSQISQATGLNKATVSSLVTELIKEHLVHEIGTGQSYGGRKPVMLYFNQNAGYSIGIDLGVNYILGVLTDLKGHIIEKIFVSLNKQDYPYVINEVIKIIHKLFRQTPKSPYGIIGIGIGVPGIVNREGTILFAPNLNWRNINIKEEIKKEFDLPVIVENDANSGAHGEHIYGAGKNISNLVYVNIGIGIGTGIIIDNKLFKGATGISGEMGHQTIDLKGMKCRCGNKGCWELYASESALRKLAKQIPVFRNAENIGIEDLIEKANQGNRDVISLFDRLGEYIGIGLINVINTFNPHLVIIGNRFSLLKNWILNPINRVLEQRLPPFQREACSVTFSELGIYSCALGSAAFAVSSFFDKEKVIVE is encoded by the coding sequence ATGAAAACTGGAGATCAAAATTTAGTCAAAAAAATCAACAAGTGCATCGTTTTGCACACCATTCAAACCAAAAGTCCCATCTCACGATCACAAATTTCCCAAGCAACTGGTTTGAATAAAGCGACTGTCTCCTCTCTAGTCACTGAATTAATCAAAGAACATTTGGTACATGAAATAGGCACCGGACAATCTTACGGTGGCCGCAAACCCGTTATGTTATATTTTAATCAAAATGCCGGATACTCGATCGGCATCGATTTAGGAGTAAATTACATTCTTGGCGTATTAACCGACTTGAAAGGTCATATCATTGAAAAGATTTTTGTGTCATTGAACAAGCAAGATTATCCTTATGTCATTAATGAGGTTATAAAAATTATCCATAAATTATTCAGACAGACACCAAAGAGTCCATATGGCATTATCGGAATTGGGATTGGCGTTCCTGGGATTGTAAACAGAGAAGGAACGATCTTGTTTGCGCCTAACTTAAATTGGAGAAATATAAATATTAAAGAGGAGATTAAGAAAGAATTTGATTTGCCGGTCATTGTTGAAAACGATGCCAATTCGGGTGCACACGGAGAACATATATACGGGGCCGGAAAAAATATATCCAATCTTGTGTATGTAAACATTGGAATCGGCATTGGAACAGGCATTATTATTGACAACAAGTTATTTAAAGGTGCAACCGGCATTTCTGGAGAGATGGGGCATCAAACTATTGATTTAAAAGGAATGAAATGCCGATGTGGAAATAAAGGTTGCTGGGAATTATATGCCTCTGAAAGTGCCTTGCGTAAGCTTGCAAAACAAATACCCGTTTTTCGGAATGCTGAAAACATCGGCATTGAGGATCTCATTGAGAAAGCTAACCAAGGTAACAGAGATGTGATTAGTTTGTTTGACAGATTAGGAGAATATATTGGCATTGGATTAATTAATGTTATCAATACCTTTAACCCACATTTGGTCATCATCGGTAACCGCTTCTCTCTACTAAAGAACTGGATTTTGAACCCTATTAACCGGGTGTTAGAACAAAGATTGCCGCCATTCCAGCGTGAAGCCTGCTCTGTTACATTTTCCGAACTTGGCATTTATTCCTGTGCCTTGGGCTCAGCCGCTTTTGCCGTTTCCAGTTTCTTCGACAAAGAAAAAGTCATTGTGGAATAA
- a CDS encoding carbohydrate ABC transporter permease, whose product MSGTRNRIGYLFILPAIIYMLLLIGYPLIYNIILSFKDSNLMNLATADSHFVGWRNYREVINSEVFRISLKNTFIYTVASVFFQFVIGFLLALFFNLKFRLASLLRGIVMVSWLIPMTITALLFKFMMGGETGVVNHIFLSLGIIQQPIEWLTNPKMALWGVIIANIWVGVPFNMILLSTGLSSLPEDVYESASLDGANALQKFFYITIPLLRPVIMVVMVLGFIYTFKVFDLVYVMTGGGPVNSTEVLSTYAYTLSFDHFNFGLGAAVANILFLILLIISLIYLWMIQKDEVM is encoded by the coding sequence ATGTCCGGAACAAGAAATCGTATCGGCTATCTGTTTATTCTTCCCGCCATTATTTATATGTTGCTATTAATCGGTTATCCATTGATCTACAATATTATCCTGAGCTTTAAAGATTCCAACCTCATGAATTTGGCGACTGCGGACAGTCATTTTGTTGGCTGGAGGAACTACAGGGAAGTTATTAATAGTGAAGTTTTTAGAATTTCCCTGAAAAATACCTTTATCTATACGGTGGCCAGCGTGTTTTTCCAATTTGTGATCGGTTTTTTACTCGCACTGTTTTTTAATTTGAAATTCCGCTTGGCTTCTCTTCTCCGGGGCATTGTGATGGTGAGCTGGCTCATTCCGATGACCATTACAGCTCTTTTATTTAAATTCATGATGGGAGGCGAAACAGGGGTTGTTAATCATATCTTTTTATCACTAGGAATCATTCAACAGCCGATCGAGTGGCTGACGAATCCGAAAATGGCCTTGTGGGGCGTTATTATAGCTAATATTTGGGTTGGTGTTCCGTTTAACATGATTCTGTTATCAACCGGCTTGAGCTCATTGCCTGAAGATGTGTATGAAAGCGCTAGTCTGGACGGAGCGAACGCCTTGCAAAAGTTTTTTTACATCACAATTCCTTTATTACGGCCGGTCATTATGGTGGTCATGGTTCTAGGTTTTATTTATACATTTAAAGTGTTTGATCTCGTGTATGTCATGACGGGCGGAGGACCGGTCAATTCAACTGAAGTGCTCTCTACCTATGCATATACGTTATCCTTCGACCACTTTAACTTTGGCCTTGGTGCCGCTGTGGCAAATATCTTATTTCTTATTTTGTTAATCATTAGTTTGATCTATCTATGGATGATCCAGAAGGATGAGGTGATGTGA
- a CDS encoding glycosyl hydrolase family 8: MGKGAFYTGVYPNLFKAYGYPESEIETKLEETWQALLYGDDETKIYYETGADLAYILDTGNLDVRTEGMSYGMMMAVQMDRQDVFNRLWNWAKTYMYLNEGEHAGYFAWSCNPDGSKRAYGPAPDGEEYFAMALFFASHRWGDGPEPYDYSRQARTLLHTCLHQGENGRGYPMWNRENKLIKFIPECEFTDPSYHLPHFYELFALWANEEDRPFWKEAAEASRQYLHLACHPETGLAPEYAFYDGTPNNERGYGHFFSDSYRVAANIGLDYAWFGKDPQQVEIANKIQAFFADKDPEDYRRYTIAGEPFEEKALHPVGLLATNAMASLAADEPHARKMVDLFWNTPLRTGNRRYYDNCLYMFSLLALSGRYKIWFPGGHDGPNDSHHTPGKE; this comes from the coding sequence ATGGGGAAAGGAGCCTTTTATACGGGTGTTTATCCCAATCTTTTTAAGGCATATGGCTACCCGGAGAGCGAGATTGAAACAAAACTGGAAGAAACCTGGCAGGCGCTGCTATATGGTGATGATGAGACAAAAATCTATTATGAAACCGGTGCTGATCTTGCCTATATACTGGATACGGGCAATTTGGATGTCAGGACAGAAGGCATGTCCTATGGCATGATGATGGCTGTCCAAATGGATCGCCAAGACGTGTTCAACCGATTGTGGAATTGGGCCAAAACCTATATGTATTTAAACGAGGGAGAACACGCCGGTTATTTTGCCTGGTCATGCAATCCTGACGGAAGCAAACGTGCCTATGGCCCTGCCCCAGATGGTGAAGAGTATTTTGCCATGGCCCTCTTTTTTGCCTCGCACCGCTGGGGGGACGGGCCGGAGCCGTATGACTACAGCCGCCAGGCCAGGACATTGCTTCACACCTGCTTGCACCAGGGGGAAAATGGGCGGGGCTACCCCATGTGGAACCGGGAGAACAAATTGATTAAGTTTATACCGGAATGTGAGTTTACCGATCCCTCTTACCACTTGCCCCATTTCTATGAATTGTTTGCCTTATGGGCCAATGAGGAAGACCGGCCGTTTTGGAAGGAAGCGGCTGAAGCGAGCCGCCAATACCTCCATTTGGCTTGCCATCCTGAAACAGGCTTGGCCCCCGAGTATGCCTTTTATGACGGCACACCGAACAACGAGCGGGGATACGGACATTTCTTCAGTGATTCGTACCGAGTGGCAGCCAATATCGGCCTGGATTATGCCTGGTTTGGCAAAGATCCTCAGCAGGTGGAGATTGCCAATAAGATTCAGGCATTCTTTGCAGATAAGGACCCAGAAGATTACCGCCGGTACACCATCGCAGGCGAGCCTTTTGAAGAAAAGGCGTTGCACCCGGTCGGCTTGCTGGCCACCAATGCCATGGCCTCCCTTGCCGCTGACGAGCCCCATGCCAGGAAGATGGTTGACCTGTTTTGGAACACACCGCTTAGAACAGGAAACAGGCGCTATTATGACAATTGTTTGTATATGTTCAGCCTGTTAGCCTTAAGCGGCCGGTACAAAATTTGGTTTCCTGGAGGTCACGACGGGCCCAATGATAGCCACCATACGCCAGGAAAGGAGTAA
- a CDS encoding ABC transporter substrate-binding protein: MLNLKIGKIFGLALILLLLLTACGQDTDSSSGETSNGDSTEIKVWHYFTGKQQTEFEKLAEEYNKLQDKVKVVMEYVPFDETKKQLSIGVAGETLPDIVFMDGVDNASFAAIGVLEDLTDRIQEWGQAENYYEGPLNSTKYNGRYYGLPYESNTLALFYNKDMFEKAGIEEPPATWEELRETAKKLTDNEHYGFAISAVRSEESTFQFYPFLISAGGDYQNINSPEAVKAITLFEDLLKDGSMSKDVVNATQDDIAKQFAAGRVAMMINGPWNITRIKEDAPDLNFGIAMIPKDVKSASVLGGGNLTIVKGKNVDEAWEFLKWLQDPKQLEPFASSTNIFPPRKDVLETSEYWKGDQYLSEFIPIMDVAVPRGPSPEWPEISSAIQVAIQQVLTESQSPQEAFDEAAVIIDSIIGK, from the coding sequence GTGTTGAACTTGAAAATAGGGAAAATATTTGGCTTAGCGTTAATTTTATTGTTGTTGTTAACGGCATGTGGACAGGACACCGACTCATCCTCTGGCGAAACCAGCAATGGAGACAGCACGGAAATTAAGGTGTGGCATTACTTTACAGGAAAACAGCAAACAGAGTTTGAAAAACTGGCAGAAGAGTACAACAAACTTCAGGATAAAGTGAAAGTTGTTATGGAATATGTGCCTTTTGATGAAACGAAGAAGCAGCTTTCCATTGGGGTTGCTGGAGAAACGTTGCCCGATATTGTCTTTATGGATGGTGTCGATAACGCTTCTTTTGCAGCCATAGGAGTTCTTGAGGATTTAACCGATCGCATTCAAGAATGGGGACAAGCAGAAAATTATTATGAAGGGCCTCTGAATTCGACAAAATATAATGGCCGCTATTATGGCCTGCCCTATGAGAGTAACACTCTCGCTTTGTTTTACAACAAGGATATGTTTGAAAAAGCAGGTATTGAAGAACCTCCTGCAACTTGGGAAGAATTAAGGGAGACTGCAAAGAAATTAACGGACAATGAACATTACGGTTTTGCAATTTCTGCCGTAAGATCGGAAGAATCAACGTTTCAGTTTTATCCTTTCTTAATCTCTGCTGGAGGAGACTACCAGAACATAAATTCACCGGAGGCTGTTAAAGCCATCACACTGTTTGAGGATCTCTTGAAAGATGGTTCTATGAGCAAAGATGTTGTCAACGCAACCCAGGATGATATAGCCAAGCAATTTGCAGCTGGAAGAGTAGCGATGATGATAAACGGGCCATGGAATATTACACGTATTAAAGAAGACGCTCCTGATTTGAATTTCGGTATCGCTATGATCCCGAAGGATGTCAAAAGCGCTTCCGTACTCGGAGGTGGCAACCTAACCATTGTTAAAGGAAAAAATGTCGACGAGGCTTGGGAATTTTTAAAATGGCTGCAAGATCCAAAACAGTTGGAGCCCTTTGCCTCAAGCACTAATATTTTCCCTCCAAGAAAAGATGTATTAGAAACATCTGAATATTGGAAGGGAGACCAATATCTGAGTGAATTCATTCCAATTATGGATGTTGCAGTGCCACGTGGACCTTCTCCTGAGTGGCCGGAGATATCTTCGGCAATACAAGTGGCCATTCAGCAAGTTTTGACTGAATCCCAATCTCCACAAGAGGCTTTCGATGAAGCAGCAGTGATCATTGATAGTATTATTGGCAAATAA
- a CDS encoding carbohydrate ABC transporter permease, whose protein sequence is MSRHKQLTLNLVAILIVLVFLFPVYWMFITSIKTQSEIFQFPPTYWPHHIDGKGYADIFSSGVYRNLFNSLLISFFSMIIVIVLSVPAAYGLARFRVSGMKLFILFFLVTQMLPPTVILTPLFIVFSKLGILNSYLGPILATATLGIPFSVLVLRTYFLGIPKELEEAAQIDGCSRIFSFVRIILPIAFPGIIVSAAISFLFSWGDLIYSLTFNRDQALWPLTASIYNAIGRYGIQWNSLMAFATITVLPVLILFILLQKQIVKGLTAGAIK, encoded by the coding sequence TTGTCACGGCACAAACAGTTGACGTTAAACCTGGTTGCCATACTCATTGTTCTAGTGTTTTTGTTCCCGGTTTATTGGATGTTTATCACTTCGATCAAAACGCAGAGTGAAATCTTTCAGTTTCCACCAACTTATTGGCCTCATCATATAGATGGGAAGGGTTATGCCGACATTTTTTCCTCTGGAGTATACCGCAATCTTTTCAACAGTTTGTTGATTTCATTTTTTTCAATGATCATCGTCATAGTTTTATCCGTTCCGGCTGCTTATGGATTGGCACGGTTTCGTGTTTCCGGGATGAAACTTTTTATTCTGTTTTTTCTGGTAACCCAAATGTTACCTCCAACCGTGATTTTGACACCGCTGTTTATCGTATTTAGCAAACTTGGGATTTTGAATTCCTACCTAGGACCCATATTAGCAACGGCTACATTAGGCATCCCCTTTTCAGTTTTGGTTCTCAGAACTTATTTCCTGGGCATTCCCAAGGAGCTTGAGGAAGCGGCACAAATCGACGGGTGTAGCCGTATTTTCTCTTTTGTCAGAATTATACTTCCTATCGCGTTCCCAGGTATTATTGTCAGTGCTGCTATCTCTTTTTTGTTTTCATGGGGTGATCTGATCTACAGCTTAACATTCAACCGCGATCAGGCGTTGTGGCCCTTGACCGCCAGTATTTACAATGCAATCGGGCGTTACGGCATTCAATGGAACAGCCTCATGGCATTTGCGACTATTACCGTGCTTCCGGTACTGATTCTCTTTATCTTACTTCAAAAGCAAATTGTCAAAGGATTGACGGCAGGGGCGATTAAATAA